GCGATCCTGAGCATGACCACGAACCGCATCCTCGTTATCCTGCTGATCAACCTCGTGCTGATCTTTGTGGGCATGTTCATGGAAAGTCTGGCGGCGATCCTGATCACCTTCCCTGTGCTGCTGCCGGTGGCAACGGCTGTTGGCATGAACCCGGTCCACTTTGCTCTGATGGCCATTCTGAACCTGATGATCGGCCTGACCACGCCTCCCGTTGGCATGTGCATCTGCACCGGTGCCCAGATCGGCGGCGTTTCCAGCTGGAAAGCCTTCAAGGCAAATATGCCGTTCCTGATCACCAGCCTGATTGTGCTGATGCTGGTCTCCTTCTGTGAGCCGATCACCCTGTGGATCCCCAGCCTGTTTGCCTGATAACTGTATGATTGAGATAACTATATGATTGATTGGAGGAACTTACAATGAGCCGTACTGTAGTGATTACCGGTGCCGGCGGCGGCCTCGGCAGCATTTTTGCCAAGGAGTTTGCAAAGACCGGATACCGGGTAGCGATTCTTGATTTTAACATTCAAGCAGGCCAGAAGGTGGCCTGCGAGATCGAACAGGCTGGCGGCGATGCCGCAGCATTCCAGGTGGATGTTACGGACAAAGCTTCGCTGGAAAAGGCCCGCGATGCTGTGGTGCAGCACTTTGGCAGCTATGAAGTGCTGATCAACTGCGCAGGCATTCAGGACCCGCTGGCAAAAACCACCTCGGAAGCTTATGCCGCAGGCGACGAAAAGGCAACAGAGGTCGTCAAGGTAGATCCGCAGGCAGCAGATCTGGCCGCAGAAAAGGCCTGCGTTCTGGCTTCGTCCCGTACCCTGTTCAACATCGACAGCGATAAGCTGCTGCGCGTCATGGATGTGAACTGGCTGGGCACCGTGATGGCATGTCAGGTGTTTGCAGTGAACATGGTGGGCCGCGATGGCTGCTCCATCATCAACATTACCTCCATGGCAGCCTACGATG
Above is a genomic segment from Faecalibacterium taiwanense containing:
- a CDS encoding SDR family NAD(P)-dependent oxidoreductase, which translates into the protein MSRTVVITGAGGGLGSIFAKEFAKTGYRVAILDFNIQAGQKVACEIEQAGGDAAAFQVDVTDKASLEKARDAVVQHFGSYEVLINCAGIQDPLAKTTSEAYAAGDEKATEVVKVDPQAADLAAEKACVLASSRTLFNIDSDKLLRVMDVNWLGTVMACQVFAVNMVGRDGCSIINITSMAAYDALSMVPAYASSKAAVDMFTKWLSNYLSNTAGKVRVNAVAPGYFLTPLNHDMYVNPDGSYTQRYWNVIHRTPMGRLGDPKELVGALRFFADPEMSGYITGQVIAVDGGFLSCPGI